The following are encoded in a window of Phocoena phocoena chromosome 2, mPhoPho1.1, whole genome shotgun sequence genomic DNA:
- the NOP10 gene encoding H/ACA ribonucleoprotein complex subunit 3 — MFLQYYLNEEGDRVYTLKKLDPMGQQTCSAHPARFSPDDKYSRHRVTIKKRFKVLMTQQPRPVL, encoded by the exons ATGTTTCTCCAGTATTACCTCAACGAGGAAGGAGACCGGGTCTACACGCTGAAG AAGCTTGACCCTATGGGACAGCAGACCTGCTCGGCCCACCCTGCTCGGTTCTCCCCAGACGACAAATACTCTCGACACCGAGTCACCATCAAGAAACGCTTCAAGGTGCTCATGACCCAGCAACCGCGCCCCGTCCTCTGA